The segment CAGAGCACCAAGCTGGTCTGCTACGATCCTGAGCAAAAGGCGGTCGTCGCCAAGGCATCGGCGTCCTACGCGCTGGTCAGCAAGGATGACGGGACGCGGGAGCAGGAGGCGTCTTGGTTCACCGACGCGGTGAAGTCCTGCTTCTCCCAGATTCCTGGGGAAATCCGCAAGCGCGTCACCGCCATCGGGGTTTCCGGGCAGCAGCACGGCTTCGTGCCGCTGGATGCCAACGGGGAAGTCATCGCTCCGGTGAAACTGTGGTGCGATACCTCGACAGCCAAGGAATGCGCCCAATTGACCGAAAAACTGGGGGGGGCCAAGGCGGTCTTTGCGTTGATCGGCAACCAGATCCTTCCCGGCTACACGGCGGGGAAGATCTTCGCGATGAAGCTGCACCAGCCAAACCTGTTCCGTCGTCTTGCCCATATCCTGCTTCCCCACGATTACGTGAACTATTATCTCACCGGCCGGTATGTGATGGAGCCGGGAGACGCCAGCGGGACTGCGTTGTTCGACATCAGCCGGAGGACGTGGTCCACCCAGGTGCTCCAGGCCATCGACCCGGAGGCGAATTGGGACGCGCTGCTTCCCCCGCTGGTTCCTTCCTCCCAGGTGATCGGGAACCTGACGCCCAAGGCGGCGCTCCAGCTGGGGCTGGATGAAAGCGTGGTGGTCTCCGCCGGCGGCGGGGACAACATGATGGCGGCCATCGGCACGGGATGCGTCAGCCAGGGGGTGATGACGGTCAGCATGGGAACCAGCGGAACGTTGTTCGGCTACAGCGGCAAGCCCATCGCCGATCCATCGGGATGTCTCGCCGGTTTCTGCAGTTCCTCCGGTGGTTGGCTTCCCCTGCTGTGCACGATGAACTGCACCGTGGCGACGGAGGAAGTACGGTCCTTGTTCGACTTGGACGTCGTCACGCTGGACGGCATGGCGGCCACCGAGCCGATCGGAGCCCGCGGGGTGACGATGCTGCCGTATTTCAACGGGGAACGTACCCCGAACTATCCCAACGGCAAGGCGGTGCTGGCCGGTTTCACGTTGGACACGATGAAAAAGAGCGTCATCGCCCGGGCGGCGTTGGAAAGCGCCGTCTATTCGCTTCGCTACGGCATGGACGCGTTCGTCGCGCTGGGGTTCACCCCCACCTCGATCGTCCTGACCGGAGGAGGGGCGAACAGCCCGATCTGGCGCCAGATGGTAAGTGATGTGTTCTCCCTTCCGGTGACCGTACCGGTCATCGGGGAGAGTGCTGCGTTCGGGGCGGCAATCCAGGCGCTCTGGGCGTCCGGGAAGGAAGGAGGCGACCTCGCAGCCATCGTGGCGAGGCATGTCCGGATGGACACGCGTAAGGCATGTGTGCCGGAGCGGGAAGCGAAGGCGGCGTACGATGAGGCGTATCATCGGTTCCTCCGCTACAGCGACACCCTCGCTCCGTTGTTTTCCTGAGGAGGTACAGGATGCAGGACTATTTTGTCGGAGACCGGGAGTATTTCCCCGGCATCAAGAAGATCCAGTATGAAGGCAAGGAGTCACAGAACCCGCTTGCGTTCCATTTTTATGACGCAAAGAAGAAGATCGGGGGCAAGACGATGGCCGAGCATCTGCGCTTCGCCACGGCATACTGGCACAGTTTCTGCGCCAACGGCACCGACCAGTTTGGCAGCGGGACGCTGCAGTTCCCATGGGACGACCCGGATCCCAAGGCCAAGGCCCGCAAGAAGGCCGACGCCGCGTTCGAGTTCATCACCAAACTGGGCACGCCGTTCTACTGTTTCCATGATGTGGATGCGTCATGGGAAGGGGACAGCGCGGAAGCGTACGTGGAGAACTACCACCAGACGGCCGACTGGCTTCTGGAACGGCAGAAGGCCACCGGGGTGAAGCTCCTGTGGAACACCTCCAACGTGTTCAGCCATCCCCGGTACATGAATGGCG is part of the Sphaerochaeta sp. genome and harbors:
- the xylB gene encoding xylulokinase; this encodes MGITAGLDVGTQSTKLVCYDPEQKAVVAKASASYALVSKDDGTREQEASWFTDAVKSCFSQIPGEIRKRVTAIGVSGQQHGFVPLDANGEVIAPVKLWCDTSTAKECAQLTEKLGGAKAVFALIGNQILPGYTAGKIFAMKLHQPNLFRRLAHILLPHDYVNYYLTGRYVMEPGDASGTALFDISRRTWSTQVLQAIDPEANWDALLPPLVPSSQVIGNLTPKAALQLGLDESVVVSAGGGDNMMAAIGTGCVSQGVMTVSMGTSGTLFGYSGKPIADPSGCLAGFCSSSGGWLPLLCTMNCTVATEEVRSLFDLDVVTLDGMAATEPIGARGVTMLPYFNGERTPNYPNGKAVLAGFTLDTMKKSVIARAALESAVYSLRYGMDAFVALGFTPTSIVLTGGGANSPIWRQMVSDVFSLPVTVPVIGESAAFGAAIQALWASGKEGGDLAAIVARHVRMDTRKACVPEREAKAAYDEAYHRFLRYSDTLAPLFS